The Colius striatus isolate bColStr4 chromosome Z, bColStr4.1.hap1, whole genome shotgun sequence DNA window caatttttttttttttttctacttcaggTGGTCTTAATTATATGTCTTTCTACAAATCTGTTCAATTTTGTGTGTTGTCTTCATAAAGTAGTGTGTCAACAATCCTCCTACATATTTCTTATTCTCTGTCTTGGCTGCCACACGTTTAGTAGTCAAATACTCTTTACCTCCACCTTCACCACCACCACCGTATTTTGTTGATGCAAACAGAGTTACCTTTATTCTTGGCTAAGAGGGaacatcttgttttctgtaactctTAGCCTGGTGCTAAGGCATTTCCACAGGCTGGCTTTGGAACAGGTGCCTGTGAGCAAAAGATGAGGTTACCATTTTGTCTGCTGTTTCTATACCCTTTCTGGGATGAATTGAGAAGCAAAAACTCCATTCTTTCACTGTTAAGTTTAATGGGTTATTAAAAGagtctgtgttttttaatggaTATTGTCTCCAGTATCACTTATTTTCTCCATCTTATGCTGTGAAGGAAATTTTGTTCTGCAGAGATGtaatttttctgttctgattttCTTCCGTAGTCTGCCATCTTCAACTTCCAGAGTCTTCTGACCATAATCTTGCTGCTCATATGTACCTGTGCCTATATCAGATCCTTTGCTCCCAGCTTACTGGACAAAAATAAACCTGGGTATGTAGTCtgatcatttttaaaatacaccattttttGTTTGGCCTTAACTGCAAAGTTTAGTATCTTCTAATGGTGTGTGATAATACAGATCctattttgaaacatttctctcttctttaaagataaaaatcttcattttatacCTTACAATAGAATACAATAAGGTATTTACAAGCACTTAGTTGCAATTTTATAGTAAGAATGTACTAACTAGACAAAGACAGCTAATACTACAGTTTTAGTTACTTTCTAGATTTGCAACTTTCTCATTCGATGTTAAAGATACAGAAATAagtgacagaaagaaaacattttcctgcATGCAACTATtgctgtaatatttttttttttttttattcttaggGTGGGTAAGAAAACATTAACAGCCAAagctggttttttgttttcaagataGGCATTTTGGAGGTACAAGTTTGAAATACAGCTGTAGCAATAGTCTAGCAATATTGCAATagcaatattaaaaatataatttttaaattaggCAGCTCTGTCTTTTTGTATGGTCTTTTGAAGTCTTTGTTTTAGTATTCTCTAAGATTAAGGAACTTGAAGAAGAGTTTTTGAAAGCTTCTAATAAACCtgtctttttttgtcctttggTCACACTTCATCTCTCACTTTTATTCATAAAGCACATGTTTCTAGGTGaccagtgtttttctttgtgtcgTATTCTTCTGGGATGTCCATAATGTTGCAGGGCCAATACTGCTGCAAAACAGTTCTTTGGCAGCACAGTTTTTGGGGTGACAGGAAGTCAGCCATGGAGCCAAATGTGTGGCTCACTTGCACTGTTAATGGTCATTCACCATCAGGCTTGCCAGTTTTTTTTGTGCTATGAAGAATGTGACCAGATGTTGGATGCAGTCAGCAGAATGCAGAACTCTAAATgctataattttaaaaacatttggaCAGTTTTGACCTGGAAACCACTGAGGCCGCCCGTAGTATTTCAGTAATACTACCACCTAAGTTTGATATAAAGGAGATAACAGAAATAGGATATAATTGTAGGTGGTAATGCTGTATCTGGAAAAAACAGCCagtcttttgtgcctttggttTTAGACTTTTCCACTTTTTCCATTACATCATTTGCTGTTATAGAAAGCGGGGATTTTTTCCCTAAGTGTCTTCTGTCCTTTCTGCATCTAATTTTCATGAAAACTCTCAAGTTTTAATTAGACTTTTGTCACCAAGAAACTCGAATGTTTGTCTTCTGAAAATTTTGTTGTAATTAACCCCTGGAATTGCTGTTTTGTTACAGAAGTTCTCTTCTAACAATGCAAGATACCCAGAGTATGATAGCTTTTTTTCAAATTTGGGGTTCTGACATGAAAATGCTTGTGTCTTGTCACACAAGCCCATGAGGGCATAGCCACTGTCATGAGAGATTTCTTTTGATAAATGTAAagttggaaagaaagaaagaataactTCATGAAGGACTTGGGATGCAGGGGGAATTTGGGTGTCTGCTTATGGAAGATAACACAATAGTCAATGAGATATACACAGTAAGAAgtaagaatatttattttactgattAAAATTTTAGTGCTGTTCTTGGCAAGGAGTATTTCCTTTAAAGCTGCTCTGTTTATTCTTGAGGCAAATCTGTCTGGAGTACAATAGAACTCTCttcataaaatgttttcaaagagtGCTGACACAGTGGAGGAGTTGGGTGTTTGATCTGTAGGTTTGTATTTATATAGATGTTGGATGTACAATTTTGTTTTTCGTTTATATATACGTATGTAGACTACTTTGTACTGGAGAATAAAACACTGTCCTGGAAGCactgaaatttctttcctgaagggCAGATGTTTACATGGAGCTCATGTACTGTTATACCCTGTCCCTCTTCACTAACATATTCCATGCTCAAATGGAAATGTCTAGACATACAGGATAAAGTAagttctggtgatatttcattTTACCACAGAGATGATCTTACCTCATTATTCCTGCTCTGaattaaaagcattaaaaagtaGTGATAAAATATTAAAGTGTCAGAGAAGAGAAATGTTGAAAGTTATTCACAACATTTCTGACTGAGTGGAGACTACAGTGAAAATTTAAATCTGTTGGTAGTAAGAAACATGTTTCTGTTGGTTGAGAGACTGTTGCAAAATGATGTCACCCATTCTCTTAACACTGTATTTCATCCTGTTGACTTCTggaaaaatgtgtcttttcCTACCAAgccaaacagaattttaaaccTTCATTTTGCCTTGTTTCTTGTTTCCATGTGCTTTGTTCTGAGAATAGCATTTAAGGTTGGGAAAGAAAACGGAGATTTACTGTTTCATGCTAAATAGAAGAGAATGCATACCACAACATAATTTTCTCCTCCCTGATAAGCAGGAAGATGTTTTAGCTTACATGCAGTGCATATTTCCCTTGACAGTGGGGTATTTCTTACACTCTCACCTGCGGTGGCAGTAGGTTTGTTCTGGTAAACATTCACTGCGTTTTGCAgcgtttcacagaatcattacagctggaaaaactctttaagatcatcaagtccaaccactaatctaacactACCAGGCCCATTATTAAACTAAACCACCACTAAGCTAAGATCTCAACATcattcagtgaaaaagttcttcctaaagtCCAGTCTAAACGTACCCTGGCACAagttgagcccatttccttgtgtcctgtcattcgttactagagagaagatatcaatccccacctcactgccACTCCCTTTCAGGAAGTTATAAAGAGCGATCAtacctcccctcagcctcctctaggctaaacactTCCAACTCCCTCAGCCCTCATGAGACttttctctagacccttcaccaacttcattgcccatctcaagacatgctccagcacctccatttcttccttatagtgaggggcccagaactgaacacattaTTAGAGGTggggcctcaccagtgccaagtaatTGGGGAAAAATCACTTCCCtgatcctgctggtcacactatgtCTGTTACAAGGCAGGATGCCcatggccacctgggcacactactgactcatattcagctggctgtcaatttACACCTCAAAGTTTTTCtctccagacagctttccagccacacatccccaagccttTACTGTTGTATGAGGTTGTTGTGGTCctgtgcaggacctggcacttgggcttgttgaacctcatgccgTGGGCCTGAATCTAtagatccagcctgtccaggtccctctgaagagcgttcctgccctcaagcaggtctgtgCACCTGCCAagcttgatgtcatctgcaaatttactgagggtgcactcaatcgcttcatccagatcattgataaagatgttaaactgAACAAGCCCCAGCACTGAACCCTGGGGAACAACATTGGTGATTGGCTGCCAGTTGGATTTAACTCCACTGtgactctctgggcctggccgtgggcagccagtttctccaggaggatgctgtgggaagctgtcaaaggccttactaaagtccaagAAGCCCACGTCCATTGCCTTTCCCTCATACACTAAGCAGATCATATTGTCATAGAAGGATTGGTCAcacaggacctgcctttcataaagccattttggctgggcctgaacccttggttatcaGGATGTGACTCGGGATGGCATtcaggataatctgttccataaACTTTCCTGGCCTTAGAGTCATGTTGACAGACCTGTAGTTCCTGGGATCTTCCTTCTGGCCCTTCATGTAGAAGAGTGCTACATTTGCCATCCTCTAGTTTACTGAGACCCCTCCAAGTGAGCCAAGGCTGCCAGTAGATGGTGGAGACTGGCTTggagctccctcagcacttccaAGTGGATTCCATCTGGCCCCTTTGACTTGTGTGCATCAAGGTGGAGTAACATGTCCCGATGGACCAAGGGGGCCTTATTCTGTCCCATACCCTTGTCTTTGGGCTCAGGTGGACAATTGCCAAGAGAAGACCTTAAGATTTTAATATTGAAGACTGAGACAAAGAAGACATTAAATATCTCTACCTTTTCCTTAAAGTGGCCACTTTAAGTTCAAGTTGAGCCTTGGCCGTTCTAATTTTCCTCCCTACATGATCTCACAGTGTCCTTGTAGTTCTTCTAGGTTGCCTGACCTTTCTTCCAAAGACTGTAAGTTCTCTTTTCCCTCCTAAGCTCTAACAGAAGCTCCTTGTTCAGCCAGGGTGCTCTTCTGCCCTGCCAGCTCATCTTCTCCACCCCagtagagttccacagggattggttctggggccagtcttgttcaacatcttcatccatggcctagatgaggggacagagggtaccctcagcaagttccctgatgacaccaaactgggaggactggctgactccccagaaggctgtgctgccattagtgggatcttgaccaagTTAAGAGTTGGGTAGAAAGGGAGTTTTCTAGGACTAGGAACAATGTACAGTACATCAGTTAAAACTTTACAGTGTTACAGTACTCTGAGAAGGCAAAGAAATACCCTTGCTGAGATTGTGAGGCAAATCAAACAGATTTGTAGACTGCCTGAAGGAattaatacctttttttccctgcttttttttttcttcttcaaatatGCATATGAAAAGaacagtaacattttatttctttgagttAGTGGGCAAATTTTTTAGATTTGGCACCATGACACTGAActgtggaagtttttgtgttatttctgcagcattcaatctgtaaatattaattttaaagaaagtaaCAGTTTCAACAATCTGAAGTGCCAGCCACCCAGTACTGTGGTGCTGTGTATTTTGTTTTATGAGATTTACACATTAATGCCTTTTTACCTGCAGGCATCTTCAAAAAGTGCATAACTGTCCTTAGGTTACTTTCCTGTATGACTTGTTAGCCTGGAAAAGTGTGATGGTCTACATGCAGAGGTTATTACTTCTGCTTGTGGAGCtgtacaaaagcagaaaaaaaaaagagctataCAGAAGTACTTTTAGCTTGAGGTAAAACAATCTAAACAAAAAGGACTTTTCCAGACATTAAAATGATGTATTATTGTTTAGAACAGTTTGGTCAGCAAGAGTTACAGAGCAGTCAAAAAGAATTTTACATTGACTTTGAAAATCTCAGTCACTTGCTGCCTCTTGGAACACTTGGTTCTCACCTGCCCGACACTGGATGcttgtttcagaaataaaagggaaTCTGCTAAATGGAAGGAGAGATACTGAAGCAGAGTAAGACCATGAGAGAGACCATAAAATAAAAGGTAGtgcagaggtgtttttttttaaagataagatATGATATGTTTACCACTGAAGTATATAGGAGCAAATGGCCCAAAACTACCTGTCTGCATTTAAGAAGTGAGAAAACAGGCAATCGCCAAAGcctaagaaaaggaaaggacagATAATCAGTCCATTGTGCGTATGTGTTCAGAGCACTGTGGGAAAGCACTTGGAGAGCTGCCATCACAGCAGGTAGTAGATACAACCCCACAAATAATGTAGGCTGAGATTACTGCTGATAAACATatcaggagaaggaagaaaaataattagggGTTTTTTAGTCCATAAATCCATAAATAGACAATATAGTTGAATCCAGATGTTTTTGCTGTATTGCAAGCAGTCATGCTACGAAGGAAACCTTCCTGTAGACAAGCTTTCAACACAGTTTGACCAGCGTTTGAAAGACTGAAAGCAGTCTTTTGGTTCAGGATGCTTCCATATGCTTCCCTTCTTCTCCCTCAGATTCTAAAGCAGCCCCTGCTCTTGTTCCTTTTGAGCAGTCAGCACATTATTTTAGTTTCACAGAGAAATTACAAATTGATGGCATATACCTGTGTCAATCCCTTTGGAGGTGCCTTGGATAGTTGAAtgttacttttctcttttgtttctttacttgGTGAGAATTAGTGTCTTGGGCAAGCAGCTAGAGAGACATGAACAAGGTCAATTTTGGTAAATTagtaaaaacaaacatgaaaaaaatgttttgttatttatttcaaCATACATTTTATATCAAATTACACCTATGAGTATGCCCACCTCGGAAAGGCACTTTTATCTGCTAATGCTAAAGTAAATACCAGACATTTAAATTTGAGTACTGACATGTACTATAGAATCATACCTGGAGGAAAACTTGCTTCAAAATCATAAAAATTAAGTTTCACGTATACAATGACATGGAGGCCTATTGTTATTTCCTGCTCaagtatttttccatttctgtggggttttttcttcacataATTCTGTGGATTACTTTAATGTTGAATACAGAATTCTGATGAAATCTTTTGATTTGAAGCAGAGACTGAGTACatgcatctttgtttttctcgcattgaaaaaaaccctgtctAGACTTAGAAAGACCTTTGTCACTTGTTCAtatcttgtaccactctgtggAGGTATCTGGTGTTTTCTGATGTTGATATGAGTGTCAAGTTGGCAGGCTACTGTTACTTTGGATTGGTTCAGCgtagaaggaagaaaatcagtTGACTTCTCTTATTAAAGCAAGAGCCTAAtgaatttattttatctttacaGATTTTTGGGAATATGCTGGAAATGCGCCAGGATTGgtaacttttttctttgaagtcttTCAAGAGTAGCGATTAAACTGATGCTCATACACCACTTTAAAATATGCAGATTCTACCTCCATGAAATATAGTGAAAGTAGGAGGGTCAGGGTGTAACTGTCTTAGTTAGTGTCATGAAAGCCTACACTTCCCAATGTCAGTTCATATATGTGGTATTACATTTGTAGAAATCTTTCACACTTTTTACTATATGAAGTAACCAAGTCCATACCCCTTATTATAACGTACAAAGAAATCAGCAATTCCTTATGAACTGCCATCTATTTGAAATTCTAATGGACCACTCACAAAAGCCAAATACTTATACAGATAAAACAATGTAGAATTCATAATGCAGTACAGTTTTTTAAtcacaaatatatatttttttctctttgaattaGCTTCTGTGCACTTCTGAGTTACACAAAGCTGTTGGTATCATGTGGCATCTATATGCAGACTGATCAGCTTTATCTCATTTTAGACATTTTCTCATGATACTGATATTCTGAATGTATTTTGAGAAGGAAATGTGAATATGCAACAAAAATTCAGTTGTCACATTAAGGTAtatgcaagatttttttttaaattgcaaatcTTCTTCAAGTTGCATTGTTAATGCAGAGCAGAAGCATTGAACTTGTAATTCTAGAACTTCCTGCTTGTCATTGagcctaaaagaaaaaatatatggttttcttttcttcattctcaGGATTTGTAAGGGATATAACATACATTTTCCACTGTGTTAAAAAGTGTTAAtgcaaaaaacatttttttgagAAGACCTGTTGTTAAAATGATTGCAGATATTGTGCTATTTGGATAATAGACATATCAGAACCAATTTTGATATTGTAATTGAAAGAAACTGGCCAAGGTGGCAGCTGTCAGAAGTGAATTTTGACCTATAGTAGCAAAAACAGGTTAAAAATGGGCTGCATTAAGGTTTGGGTAAGGTTGAGGAGACTACCTTATCTTGCCATCTTTTTAGTTAATTAAATGCAAGCATATTTTGTCTATTAGCTATGCATAGCAAACggttaaaaaattatttagaaaacTACAAAAGGGTTTAATGAGATCTCTGTCAGCTTCATAAAGTTTAAGAACCACAGTTCATGTGGAATACAGTAATGTTTTCCCATCATGTAATAATGTTAACATATTTGCATTTGCTGCAACCAAAGTAACACCTGCACCCTTGTGCCCTGTACTGCATGGCTTccgtttctctttttttatgtaAAACACAAACTTCTTTTCAGTCTACATCTAGAATTGTCCATTTAACTTTCTTTTAGACTGACAGGTGAGAAGGTAGCATCTTAACATCCCTTCTGTATGTTTCCTTACAGAACAGTACCCTATCCTCAGTATGGGAAATGGGCTTTGAAAATGGTTCCTATCATTTTATTTGTGTTAACCACAAAGACAGGTAGAAAGTATAGGCTTTAAGAAATGTAAATCCCTACTGGCTTCTTTTACATTTAACTTGCCCTGTATATTTAAAGAACCTTTTCATATATGCATGAGATTATAATAATCAGCAAGTGACTACATATTTACAAAGTTGTGCAAAATTATGTTTAATCCTGGTACATGGTGATTTCTCTTTCAAGTAAATTAAGAGCAGGAAAGTATAACCCGTATGAAAATTCTAATACTCTAAACTATAGGAGATGGATTTGCTCACGGGTTTGTTTTAAACAGATGTAAAATTGCAGACATTAGTTCAATCAGTAATTGGAAGTTTAATTAAATATACCAGATTATGAcatcttgtaatgtcacagtgGCCAGCACTCCTGCTTATGGAAGGTGTCACTAGCAgtattttgttcttcttttgttttggaaagtttGTTCCTCCTGTATTTGAAGGTCCTACTGGTGGGCCTTGacatgttgttttctttaatgtttctctGAAAAATCTGTCTCAGGAGATACGATTTATAATAAGACAAAAGACCTCACACAGGTAAAGGAAATTGAACTTCATTTAAGGAAAACACCTCCAGCTCTGTCTTTATGCTTCtgcatgcatttaaaaaagaatcttCTCACCATAAAAAGCATTGCTGTGTTAGCACTTCTTGACAGTTTTTTAGGCTGGATGTACTATGCAATGTAGAGAACTTTGCTCTCCAGAGAGCAGACAGTGGATTCGTGAAGAGTAATGCTTAAGCATAAGAGTAAAAATGCCTGGCTAATTAGATGGAGGACGTGTCCATCCATGTAAATAGGTGGCAATCTGGCTAAGATTATTAGTATTCCCCTGGTTGTCTTACAGTTCCTTACCTAAgactagggtttttttcatagtttATTTGTTGATTATGAGACCTCTGTAACATTTTGCTCTGGACCAAATGGGTGGGAATAGATCTTTCTTGATTGCTTTTAAATCTGTTAACAGAGTAAACTTAACTTGCATCCATGGTCTGCCTGGGAAAAGTATAATGCTAATTTCAAAGAGTCAGAAATAGAAGTGTCCGTGCAACTTCTGAAAACTGCTGATAATTTTTATCACTAACCTGAAACTCTGTGGACCAGACCCTCTCCACATAGTAAAAATATTATGTCTCTCtagcaaagaaaaaagtcagGCATCTGGCCATGTCTAGGCTGTTGTGAGCTCCCTAGCCAGTCAACTGGTTCCTACATGATACCACACATAGAAGATGCATGCTGCATATCGCAGCTGTCATGGCCAGACAGCATTGAGGTACACCTCAGCTAACGTGGAACAGCTTTTGAGCAATGATAGCCATTAGCCAGAACTGGGAACAGAGCCTTAAAAGATTTGATGTCTTGATCAACATTCCAGTACCTGCTTCCAGACTCTctttggcattaaaaaaaaaagagttttgctGGACACTGCATCTCAGAAAAAGGTGGTTTATAGTAAGACAGAAGTCCTTGCACAGACCTTTATTTGAAGCAAACAGCTCTCTGTCTTTATGTAGTAATATATCCTATCCTACATCATTGTTTTTACATCCTCGTGCATACTCCTCCTCAGTACACAACTGTAGTTGTAGTATTCCTCCAGCTAGAAATGTTGAATCTTGATTTACATGTGCAATGGGATAATTACCACATTAGGAGCAGCTTAGATCTGTTTAGCCATGCCTAaatttttctttggtttgggttttttctttcaggtgaACGGAAGAGCCCCTACgtggctgtgtgctgtgtcATGATGGCCTTCAGCATTCTGTTTGGACAGTAGCAACTGGAGAGTGTCCCCACAGCCTACCACCAAACAGAGCATGAAAGAACTTCTAACAGGAAAACATGGGAAAGCGTCATCAAGTCTCCTCTCACACATTGGAAAGCCTCTCTCTTAGTGGACACTCCTGGGCA harbors:
- the TMEM167A gene encoding protein kish-A, coding for MSAIFNFQSLLTIILLLICTCAYIRSFAPSLLDKNKPGFLGICWKCARIGERKSPYVAVCCVMMAFSILFGQ